The genomic DNA TTAAAATATATAATCACATCTAAACGTAAACTTAGTATATTAGTTACAAAAAACATAGTTGATGGATGGGATGATCCTCGAATGCCTACTATTTCTGGATTACGACGCAGAGGATATACAGCCAGATCAATTCGCGAATTTTGTCATCGTATCGGCATCAGTAAACAAGAAAGTCAAATAGAATTATCACTTTTAGAATCATGTATTCGTGCAGATTTAAACAAACATGCGCCGCGACTTATGGCGGTAATCAATCCAATGAAAATTGTTATTAATAATTTACCTGTAGGATATGAAGAAAAAATAGAAATGCCAAATCATCCTAATAACTCTGATATGGGGGTTCGTCATGTCATTTTTAGTCAAGAAATTTTTATTGATCGTTTTGATTTTTGCGAAATGTTAAATAATAATAAATGTTATAAATTAACCTTGGGGCAGGAAATACGATTGAGATATGCTTATGTCATAAAAGCAGAGAGTGTCAAAAAAGACAAAAATGGGAATATCATTTGTATTTACTGCAGTTACGATCCATTTACTTTACATAAAAACCCAGTAGATGGCAGAAAAATTAGCGGAGTAATACATTGGGTATCAGCAGCAAGAAACATATCAGCTGAATTTCGTCTATATGATAAATTATTTATTCACCCTAATCCTTCTGTTGCAAGCAACTTGATTTCCAATATCAATCCTAAGTCTTTAATAATTTCTCAAGGAGTTGTTGAAGAAAATATAATTCACTCCTATAGCTCTGGTCCGTATCAAATTGAACGAGAAGGATATTTTATCCTAGACCATCATTATTCTAAAAAATCTTATCTAGTATTTAACAGAACTGTAACCTTAAAAGAATCTAAAAATCACTAAAGAAATACATTCAAATTGTTATATAATTATACCTGGATAATATTTCTACTGATTAACTATAAACTATACCACAAACATAACAACAGCACGCTTATATAAAACTAATCATACCCCGT from Candidatus Blochmanniella camponoti includes the following:
- the glnS gene encoding glutamine--tRNA ligase codes for the protein MKILMNYRPNFINHIIDKDLKSKKYTDVRTRFPPEPNGYLHIGHAKAICLNFGIAQYYHGQCNLRIDDTNPEKEHKEYVEGIKYDIQWLGFMWHGDVHYSSDYIEELYNYAIKLIKKGLAYVDELSIDEIKKYRGTLTRSGKNSPCRSRSIKENLIYFSKMRNGEFLEGKACLRAKINMASSSMVMRDPVLYRIKYTPHHRIGKNWCIYPTYDFSHCISDAIEGITHSLCTLEFQENRILYNWILNNIDINTHPAQYEFSRLNLKYIITSKRKLSILVTKNIVDGWDDPRMPTISGLRRRGYTARSIREFCHRIGISKQESQIELSLLESCIRADLNKHAPRLMAVINPMKIVINNLPVGYEEKIEMPNHPNNSDMGVRHVIFSQEIFIDRFDFCEMLNNNKCYKLTLGQEIRLRYAYVIKAESVKKDKNGNIICIYCSYDPFTLHKNPVDGRKISGVIHWVSAARNISAEFRLYDKLFIHPNPSVASNLISNINPKSLIISQGVVEENIIHSYSSGPYQIEREGYFILDHHYSKKSYLVFNRTVTLKESKNH